One Thauera sp. K11 DNA window includes the following coding sequences:
- a CDS encoding arylesterase codes for MPLRSIATFLFLLLFAGAAPAASILVWGDSLSAGYGLKPGEAWPTLLQTRLAREGFRHKVVNASVSGETSAGGRSRLPAALAEHKPDVVILELGANDGLRGLKPELLAANLQAMITATHEAGARVLLVGMRMPPNYGPAYTRRFSDTFADVARTQKVALVPFLLEGFAERPELFQADGIHPTAQAQPLIVEIVWKGLEPLLAPLSPSTRR; via the coding sequence ATGCCGCTGCGATCCATCGCCACCTTCCTGTTTCTGCTGCTGTTCGCCGGCGCCGCGCCCGCGGCGTCGATCCTGGTGTGGGGCGACAGCCTGTCCGCCGGCTACGGCCTGAAGCCCGGCGAAGCCTGGCCCACGCTGTTGCAGACGCGTCTGGCGCGCGAAGGGTTCCGCCACAAGGTGGTCAATGCCAGCGTTTCCGGCGAAACCTCCGCCGGCGGCCGCTCGCGCCTGCCGGCGGCGCTCGCCGAGCACAAGCCCGACGTCGTGATCCTCGAACTGGGCGCCAACGACGGCCTGCGCGGGCTGAAACCGGAACTGCTGGCCGCCAACCTGCAGGCGATGATCACCGCCACGCACGAGGCCGGAGCGCGCGTCCTGCTGGTCGGCATGCGCATGCCGCCCAACTACGGCCCGGCCTACACCCGCCGCTTCTCGGACACCTTCGCCGACGTGGCGCGGACGCAGAAGGTGGCGCTGGTGCCCTTCCTGCTGGAAGGCTTCGCCGAACGTCCCGAGCTGTTCCAGGCCGACGGCATCCACCCCACCGCGCAGGCGCAGCCGCTGATCGTGGAGATCGTGTGGAAGGGGCTCGAGCCCCTGCTCGCCCCGCTGTCGCCGTCGACCCGCCGCTGA
- the selD gene encoding selenide, water dikinase SelD yields MDQVKLTQFSHGGGCGCKIAPGVLTELLAAMPAGLMPPDLLVGTDTADDAAVYRLNDRQAIVATTDFFTPIVDDPYDFGRIAATNALSDVYAMGGTPLFALAVVGMPLDKLPPAVIGRILQGGADVCRAAGIPVAGGHSIDVLEPIYGLVGLGVVDPAKVKTNAGARPGDVLILTKPLGIGILSAALKKGLLSAEGYGEMVRWTTTLNRAGALLADVDAVHAVTDVTGFGLAGHLLEMCRGANLEATVRLADLPLIPEAARLVRDGVATGASMRNWASYGASVRLPADAAEWQRKLVTDPQTSGGLLIACAPEAVEAVQAVIRGVQGEAGTVIGGMAAGEAAVRVV; encoded by the coding sequence ATGGATCAAGTCAAACTGACGCAATTCTCCCATGGCGGCGGATGCGGCTGCAAAATCGCGCCCGGCGTGCTGACCGAACTGCTCGCCGCAATGCCCGCCGGCCTGATGCCGCCCGACCTGCTGGTGGGCACCGACACCGCCGACGACGCGGCCGTGTATCGGCTCAACGATCGCCAGGCCATCGTCGCCACGACCGACTTCTTCACGCCCATCGTCGACGACCCCTACGACTTCGGCCGCATTGCCGCGACCAACGCGCTCTCCGACGTCTATGCGATGGGCGGCACGCCGCTCTTCGCGCTGGCGGTGGTCGGCATGCCGCTGGACAAGCTGCCGCCGGCGGTCATCGGCCGCATCCTGCAGGGCGGCGCCGACGTCTGCCGCGCGGCCGGCATCCCGGTCGCGGGCGGGCATTCGATCGACGTGCTGGAGCCGATCTACGGCCTCGTCGGCCTCGGCGTGGTCGATCCGGCCAAGGTGAAGACCAATGCCGGCGCGCGGCCCGGCGACGTGCTGATCCTCACCAAGCCGCTGGGCATCGGCATCCTGTCCGCGGCGCTCAAGAAGGGCCTGCTGTCGGCCGAAGGCTACGGCGAGATGGTGCGCTGGACGACGACGCTCAATCGCGCCGGCGCGCTGCTGGCCGACGTCGATGCGGTGCACGCGGTGACCGACGTCACCGGCTTCGGCCTGGCGGGCCACCTGCTGGAGATGTGCCGCGGCGCGAACCTGGAAGCGACCGTGCGTCTTGCCGACCTGCCGCTCATCCCGGAGGCGGCCCGGCTGGTGCGCGACGGCGTCGCCACCGGCGCCTCGATGCGCAACTGGGCGAGCTACGGTGCATCGGTCCGCCTGCCGGCGGACGCAGCCGAATGGCAGCGCAAGCTGGTCACCGACCCGCAGACCTCGGGAGGGCTCCTGATCGCGTGCGCGCCCGAAGCGGTGGAGGCCGTGCAGGCGGTGATCCGCGGCGTGCAGGGTGAGGCGGGCACCGTGATCGGCGGCATGGCCGCCGGCGAGGCCGCGGTCAGGGTGGTCTGA
- a CDS encoding bifunctional acetate--CoA ligase family protein/GNAT family N-acetyltransferase, with translation MNEKHYLSPLLEPASVGIIGASERESSLGDVLIRNMLAAGYKGRLFAINPKYEIVHGVPCFKSIEEVPQRLDLAVIAVPAEKTPAIVDACGRAGVKAVIVMSAGFSEAGPRGAMLQRQVMDAAHRHRIRLLGPNCFGVIRPQLGLNATFAHAGAVKGTIGLISQSGALCAAILDWAKPNNVGFSAVVSLGTSSDIDFGEVLDYMISDPRTESIFLYVEGVRDARRFMSALRGAARVKPVLLIKAGRHPDVSRAILSHSASSFGDDKVFDAALRRAGVIRLYNMGQLFAAANALFSHFRPRGNRLAIITNGGGPGVMAADRALDIGIPLAQFSESTMEKLNAVLPPSWSHGNPVDILGDADPERYRKAVHAVLEGANVDGVLVMLTPQSMTDPTGVAEAIIGLEESADKPVVTCWMGEEMVAESRARFIEAGIPTFRTPEPAVELMSHISAYYRNQKLLMQTPASLSHLSPPSIESARLVIEMALGEHRKKLNEMESKALLAAFRIPIAQTVVARSAAEAMVLAAEIGLPVVMKIDSPAIVHKSDVGGVRLNIRSLAAVRSTYQEILDEVRKSQPDAVVNGIAIEPMIQKRNGRELVVGVRRDPAFGPVITFGEGGNNVDANPEVAIALPPLNSFLVGDMIRSTRIASRLGEFRNMPAVDMEALELVLLRVSEMVCELPWLTEMEINPLIVDENGAVAVDARIMVENISPTADRYDHMAIHPYPQHLISTWIVPDGTTVTIRPIKPEDADLEVDFMSRLSPETKYYRFMNTMRELPPAMVARLTQIDYDREMAFVATVAAGGAESEIGVCRYAVNPDGESCEFAVVVVDDWQHRGLARKLMGVLIETARDRGLKYMNGIFLSNNERMIKFVQKLGFVLSNDPDDSTIKVGVLSLQD, from the coding sequence ATGAACGAAAAGCACTACCTCTCTCCACTGCTCGAGCCCGCCTCGGTCGGCATCATCGGCGCAAGCGAGCGCGAATCCTCGCTGGGCGACGTGCTGATCCGCAACATGCTCGCGGCCGGATACAAGGGCAGGCTGTTCGCCATCAATCCCAAGTACGAGATCGTGCATGGCGTGCCGTGCTTCAAGTCGATCGAGGAAGTCCCGCAGCGTCTCGACCTCGCCGTGATCGCGGTGCCGGCCGAAAAGACGCCGGCCATCGTGGACGCCTGTGGCCGCGCCGGCGTGAAGGCGGTGATCGTGATGTCGGCCGGTTTTTCCGAAGCCGGCCCGCGCGGCGCGATGCTCCAGCGCCAGGTCATGGACGCGGCCCACCGCCACCGCATCCGCCTGCTCGGCCCCAACTGTTTCGGCGTGATCCGCCCGCAACTCGGCCTCAACGCCACCTTCGCGCACGCCGGCGCGGTCAAGGGCACCATCGGCCTGATCTCGCAGTCGGGCGCGCTGTGCGCGGCGATCCTCGACTGGGCCAAGCCCAACAACGTCGGCTTCTCCGCGGTGGTCTCGCTCGGCACCTCGTCGGACATCGACTTCGGCGAAGTGCTGGACTACATGATCTCGGACCCGCGCACCGAGAGCATCTTCCTGTACGTCGAGGGCGTGCGCGATGCCCGCCGCTTCATGAGCGCGCTGCGCGGCGCCGCCCGCGTGAAGCCGGTGCTGCTGATCAAGGCCGGCCGCCACCCCGACGTGTCGCGCGCCATCCTGTCGCATTCGGCCTCGTCCTTCGGCGACGACAAGGTGTTCGACGCAGCGCTGCGGCGCGCCGGCGTGATCCGGCTCTACAACATGGGCCAGCTCTTCGCCGCGGCGAACGCCCTGTTCTCGCATTTCCGCCCGCGCGGCAACCGCCTGGCCATCATCACCAACGGCGGCGGCCCCGGCGTGATGGCGGCCGACCGTGCGCTCGACATCGGCATTCCGCTGGCGCAGTTCTCCGAAAGCACGATGGAGAAGCTCAACGCCGTGCTGCCGCCAAGCTGGTCGCACGGCAACCCGGTCGACATCCTCGGCGACGCCGATCCGGAGCGTTACCGCAAGGCGGTGCATGCAGTGCTCGAGGGCGCCAACGTCGATGGCGTGCTGGTGATGCTGACGCCGCAGTCGATGACCGACCCCACCGGCGTCGCCGAAGCCATCATCGGTCTCGAGGAAAGCGCCGACAAGCCGGTGGTGACGTGCTGGATGGGCGAGGAAATGGTCGCCGAGAGCCGCGCCAGGTTCATCGAGGCCGGCATCCCGACCTTCCGCACGCCCGAGCCGGCGGTGGAGCTGATGAGCCACATCTCGGCCTACTACCGCAACCAGAAGCTCCTGATGCAGACGCCGGCCTCGCTGTCGCACCTGTCGCCGCCGTCGATCGAGAGCGCGCGGCTGGTGATCGAGATGGCGCTCGGCGAGCATCGCAAGAAGCTCAACGAGATGGAATCGAAGGCGCTGCTCGCCGCCTTCCGCATCCCCATCGCGCAGACCGTGGTCGCGCGCTCGGCGGCCGAGGCCATGGTGCTGGCCGCCGAGATCGGCCTGCCGGTGGTGATGAAGATCGACTCCCCGGCCATCGTCCACAAGTCGGACGTCGGCGGCGTGCGCCTGAACATCCGCAGCCTGGCGGCGGTGCGCTCGACCTACCAGGAGATCCTCGACGAGGTCAGGAAGTCGCAGCCCGACGCCGTCGTCAATGGCATCGCCATCGAGCCGATGATCCAGAAGCGCAACGGCCGCGAACTGGTGGTCGGCGTGCGGCGCGACCCGGCATTCGGGCCCGTCATCACCTTCGGCGAAGGCGGCAACAACGTCGATGCCAACCCCGAGGTCGCGATCGCCCTGCCGCCGCTGAACAGCTTCCTCGTCGGCGACATGATCCGCTCCACCCGCATCGCGTCGCGGCTGGGCGAGTTCCGCAACATGCCCGCGGTGGACATGGAGGCGCTGGAACTCGTGCTGCTGCGGGTGTCGGAAATGGTCTGCGAGCTGCCATGGCTCACCGAGATGGAGATCAACCCGCTCATCGTCGACGAGAACGGCGCCGTCGCGGTCGATGCGCGCATCATGGTCGAGAACATCTCGCCGACCGCCGATCGCTACGACCACATGGCGATCCACCCCTACCCGCAGCACCTGATCAGCACCTGGATCGTGCCGGACGGCACGACGGTGACGATCCGTCCGATCAAGCCCGAAGATGCCGATCTCGAGGTCGACTTCATGAGCCGGCTGTCGCCGGAAACCAAGTACTACCGCTTCATGAACACGATGCGCGAACTGCCGCCGGCCATGGTCGCGCGCCTCACCCAGATCGACTACGACCGCGAGATGGCCTTCGTCGCCACGGTCGCCGCCGGCGGCGCCGAGAGCGAGATCGGAGTCTGCCGCTACGCCGTCAACCCCGACGGCGAGTCGTGCGAATTCGCGGTGGTGGTGGTCGACGACTGGCAGCACCGCGGCCTCGCCCGCAAGCTGATGGGCGTGCTGATCGAGACCGCACGCGACCGCGGCCTCAAGTACATGAACGGCATCTTCCTGTCGAACAACGAACGCATGATCAAATTCGTGCAGAAGCTCGGCTTCGTGCTCAGCAACGATCCCGACGACAGCACGATCAAGGTCGGCGTGCTGAGCCTGCAGGACTGA
- a CDS encoding sensor histidine kinase, whose product MLNTDIAPAVVLAMLAGAALGYVLGRRRLPAPAGPAQTGDPGPAAAGETGSAVDAPREPGHASPECQYREQYRQMVESVNSVIFRLDEAGQLVFLNAAWKRLSGYDVAQSLGRPLIDFLHPDDRETAHQRFEAMAHGTDRECSCQLRLRTRTGEIRWTELTGRTVCDDEGCGLTGTIDDISARKVAELTLRNLNQELESRVRMRTAELEASNRELEAFSYSVSHDLRAPLRAIDGFARILEDDLGERLDAGARSHLERIRKACERMADLIDALIKLATLTRQPLRRETFDLSELALPIIDELRAEEPSRAVEVEITQGLIVNADKVLMHAMLENLLRNAWKFTARAPLARIVFGAVREGGRVIFCVEDNGVGFDMAYAGQLFRPFQRLHKATDFPGTGIGLATVQRIVQRHEGSIWVDSRPDGGTRFRFTLGH is encoded by the coding sequence ATGCTGAACACGGACATCGCGCCCGCCGTCGTGCTGGCCATGCTGGCCGGCGCCGCGCTCGGCTACGTGCTCGGACGGCGGCGCCTCCCTGCCCCGGCCGGTCCAGCGCAGACCGGCGACCCGGGCCCCGCGGCCGCAGGCGAAACCGGGAGCGCGGTCGATGCCCCGCGCGAGCCCGGCCACGCCTCGCCCGAATGCCAGTACCGGGAGCAGTATCGGCAGATGGTGGAATCGGTGAACAGCGTCATCTTCCGCCTCGACGAGGCGGGACAGCTCGTCTTTCTGAACGCCGCCTGGAAGCGCCTTTCCGGCTACGACGTCGCGCAGAGCCTGGGCCGCCCGCTGATCGACTTCCTCCACCCCGACGATCGCGAGACGGCGCACCAGCGATTCGAGGCGATGGCGCACGGCACCGACCGGGAGTGCAGTTGCCAGTTGCGCCTGCGCACACGCACCGGGGAGATCCGCTGGACCGAACTCACCGGCCGCACGGTCTGCGACGACGAGGGCTGCGGCCTCACCGGCACGATCGACGACATCTCGGCGCGCAAGGTGGCCGAACTCACGCTGCGCAACCTGAACCAGGAACTCGAATCGCGCGTGCGCATGCGCACCGCCGAACTGGAAGCCTCGAACCGCGAACTCGAAGCCTTCTCCTACTCCGTCTCGCACGACCTGCGCGCGCCGCTGCGCGCCATCGACGGTTTTGCCCGCATCCTCGAGGACGACCTCGGCGAGCGGCTCGACGCGGGCGCGCGCAGCCACCTCGAGCGCATCCGCAAAGCCTGCGAACGCATGGCCGACCTGATCGACGCGCTGATCAAGCTCGCCACGCTGACCCGCCAGCCCCTGCGCAGGGAAACCTTCGATCTGTCGGAACTCGCCCTGCCCATCATCGACGAACTGCGCGCGGAAGAACCCTCGCGCGCGGTCGAGGTGGAGATCACCCAGGGGCTCATCGTGAACGCGGACAAGGTCCTGATGCACGCGATGCTGGAAAACCTGCTGCGCAACGCCTGGAAATTCACCGCGCGCGCACCGCTGGCGCGGATCGTGTTCGGCGCCGTCCGGGAAGGCGGCCGCGTGATCTTCTGCGTCGAGGACAACGGCGTGGGTTTCGACATGGCCTACGCGGGCCAGTTGTTCCGGCCCTTCCAGCGGCTGCACAAGGCGACGGATTTTCCCGGCACCGGCATCGGCCTGGCCACGGTGCAGCGCATCGTGCAGCGCCATGAGGGTTCGATCTGGGTGGATTCCCGCCCCGACGGCGGCACGCGCTTCCGCTTCACGCTGGGCCATTGA
- the serB gene encoding phosphoserine phosphatase SerB — protein MSLVVLGEDVDNLALKSVAKLTGARAIEQITPQAFRLLDAVPHDGLAARCAEAALDFAWVPDGRRLSDFGLFVTDMDSTLINIECIDEIADMQGLKPRVADITEAAMRGEIDFRESLTRRVALLAGLREEALGEVYERRLQLNPGAERLMRGLQRAGIRTVLVSGGFTYFTDRLQQRLGFNHAYSNLLEVADGRLTGRVVGDIVDGAAKAAHLVRVRDELGLAPEQVIAAGDGANDIPMLRAAGFGIAFRAKPVLRDVAQCCLDHRGLDGILDLFG, from the coding sequence ATGAGCCTGGTCGTACTCGGCGAAGACGTCGACAATCTCGCGCTGAAATCGGTCGCCAAGCTGACCGGTGCCCGCGCGATCGAGCAGATCACGCCGCAGGCTTTCCGCCTGCTCGATGCCGTGCCGCACGACGGGCTCGCCGCGCGCTGCGCCGAAGCCGCGCTGGATTTTGCCTGGGTGCCGGACGGCCGCCGGCTGAGTGATTTCGGCCTTTTCGTCACCGACATGGACTCGACGCTGATCAACATCGAGTGCATCGACGAGATCGCCGACATGCAGGGGCTCAAGCCCCGGGTAGCCGACATCACCGAGGCGGCGATGCGCGGCGAGATCGACTTCCGCGAATCCCTCACCCGGCGCGTGGCGCTGCTGGCTGGGCTGCGCGAGGAAGCGCTGGGTGAGGTCTACGAGCGGCGGCTGCAGCTCAACCCCGGTGCCGAACGGCTGATGCGCGGCCTGCAGCGCGCCGGCATCCGCACCGTGCTGGTGTCCGGCGGCTTCACCTACTTCACCGACCGCCTGCAGCAGCGCCTGGGCTTCAACCATGCCTACTCCAACCTGCTCGAGGTCGCGGACGGCAGGCTCACCGGGCGGGTGGTCGGCGACATCGTCGACGGCGCGGCCAAGGCGGCGCATCTGGTGCGCGTCCGCGATGAACTGGGCCTCGCGCCGGAACAGGTGATCGCCGCCGGCGACGGCGCCAACGACATTCCCATGCTGCGCGCGGCCGGCTTCGGCATCGCCTTCCGCGCCAAGCCGGTGCTGCGCGACGTGGCGCAGTGCTGCCTCGACCATCGCGGGCTGGACGGCATCCTCGACCTCTTCGGCTGA
- a CDS encoding PAAR domain-containing protein: MYWRPFIREGDTLTPGGGVVQPVPQQCPVSYAGKNACFEGDPVYCNTCKSWGITKCVPPYRPHTAPDGRQANLDGDLCICKCSTPPRLKALSDNTRMGFEEHEIARMAGAEPWLQYSGYKSFAYDQHFLAQDIKTGKPLENVKYKITLDDGREFIGFTDSNGLTEKVFSNSPQTATIEVPYYGNNECNTNPCRESDACGC; encoded by the coding sequence ATGTACTGGCGTCCATTTATTCGTGAGGGTGACACACTAACTCCAGGTGGTGGCGTAGTACAGCCTGTTCCACAGCAATGTCCTGTTAGTTATGCCGGGAAAAATGCTTGCTTCGAGGGAGACCCCGTGTATTGCAATACTTGCAAAAGCTGGGGCATTACCAAGTGCGTCCCGCCCTATCGTCCGCATACCGCGCCCGATGGCAGGCAAGCAAATTTAGACGGTGACTTGTGTATCTGTAAATGTTCGACACCGCCACGCCTGAAGGCATTGTCTGACAATACACGGATGGGTTTTGAAGAGCACGAGATTGCACGAATGGCGGGCGCAGAACCCTGGCTCCAATATTCTGGATACAAGAGTTTTGCATATGACCAACATTTTCTGGCGCAAGACATAAAGACTGGAAAGCCATTAGAAAATGTAAAGTACAAAATTACACTTGATGATGGAAGAGAGTTTATTGGTTTTACAGACAGTAATGGATTAACAGAAAAGGTTTTTTCTAATTCTCCGCAGACGGCAACAATCGAGGTGCCTTACTATGGTAACAACGAGTGCAACACTAACCCCTGTCGTGAATCAGACGCCTGCGGTTGTTAA
- a CDS encoding class I SAM-dependent methyltransferase encodes MHASLVSPSPWVTRFAPLIAAGGEVLDFACGGGRHARWLAQRGFRVEAVDRDGVALELLQGVPHVRTRHADLEQGAWPYGGRRFDAVVVTNYLYRPRLPLLFELLVPGGVLIYETFMLGNERFGKPSNPDFLLAPGEMLQRLAEGWNVVAFEQGEVREPRPAMVQRVCAIKGSGQAGVLP; translated from the coding sequence ATGCATGCCAGTCTGGTTTCGCCTTCGCCCTGGGTCACCCGTTTCGCACCGCTGATCGCCGCGGGCGGAGAGGTTCTCGATTTCGCCTGCGGCGGCGGCCGCCATGCGCGGTGGCTGGCGCAGCGGGGGTTCCGCGTCGAGGCGGTGGACCGCGACGGAGTGGCGCTGGAACTGCTGCAGGGCGTGCCGCACGTGCGGACGCGCCACGCCGATCTCGAACAGGGTGCGTGGCCGTACGGCGGGCGCCGCTTCGATGCGGTGGTCGTCACCAACTACCTCTACCGTCCGCGGCTGCCGCTGCTGTTCGAACTGCTGGTGCCTGGCGGCGTGCTGATCTACGAGACCTTCATGCTCGGCAACGAACGTTTCGGCAAGCCCAGCAATCCGGATTTCCTGCTCGCACCCGGCGAGATGCTGCAGCGCCTGGCCGAAGGCTGGAACGTCGTCGCCTTCGAGCAGGGCGAGGTGCGCGAACCCCGGCCGGCGATGGTGCAGCGCGTGTGCGCGATCAAGGGCAGCGGCCAGGCCGGCGTGCTGCCCTGA
- a CDS encoding D-hexose-6-phosphate mutarotase, with protein MPAAIETIDFHGQPALRLATASGAQAVVLLLGAQVVSWTPPGGPERLYLSERAAFDGSAAVRGGVPVCFPQFAARGPLPRHGFVRTMPWSVETQRTGTDFALATLRCTDTEATRALWPHRFALELTVAIEESRLDLELEVVNEDDAPFSFTAALHTYLKVREVEETRIEGLYGLDYEDSTDAGRLHHDSGDVLLIESETDRIYREVARPLLVREYDRSLGINQEGFHDVVVWNPWEERCAALADMPDRGFRHMLCVEAAAVHAPIELEAGLNWWGRQTLVAL; from the coding sequence ATGCCGGCAGCGATCGAGACGATCGATTTCCACGGCCAGCCGGCCCTGCGGCTGGCCACGGCTTCGGGCGCGCAGGCGGTCGTACTGCTGCTGGGTGCGCAGGTGGTGTCGTGGACGCCGCCCGGCGGCCCGGAGCGCCTCTACCTCAGCGAACGGGCGGCATTCGACGGCAGCGCCGCGGTGCGCGGCGGCGTGCCGGTCTGCTTCCCGCAATTCGCCGCACGCGGCCCGCTGCCGCGCCACGGCTTCGTGCGGACGATGCCGTGGTCCGTGGAGACGCAGCGCACCGGGACGGATTTCGCCCTCGCCACGCTGCGCTGCACGGACACCGAAGCCACGCGGGCGCTGTGGCCGCACCGCTTCGCGCTCGAACTGACGGTCGCGATCGAGGAAAGCCGCCTGGACCTCGAGCTGGAAGTCGTCAATGAAGACGACGCACCCTTCAGCTTCACCGCGGCGCTGCACACCTATCTGAAGGTGCGCGAAGTGGAGGAAACCCGCATCGAAGGGCTCTACGGCCTCGACTACGAGGACAGCACCGACGCCGGACGGCTGCACCACGACAGCGGCGACGTGCTGCTGATCGAATCCGAGACCGACCGCATCTACCGCGAGGTGGCGCGCCCGCTGCTGGTGCGCGAATACGACCGGAGCCTGGGCATCAACCAGGAAGGATTCCACGACGTGGTCGTGTGGAACCCCTGGGAAGAACGCTGCGCCGCGCTGGCCGACATGCCCGACCGCGGCTTCCGCCACATGCTGTGCGTGGAGGCGGCGGCGGTGCACGCCCCCATCGAACTGGAAGCCGGCCTGAACTGGTGGGGGCGGCAGACCCTGGTCGCGCTCTGA
- a CDS encoding ABC transporter ATP-binding protein, with amino-acid sequence MDRSGIEFSIPVIEVAGLSKQVPVADGQGVLHILQDVQFAVRAGESVAIVGASGSGKSTLLGLLAGLDVPDGGTVRLAGSDLFALDEDARAALRGESIGFVFQSFQLLPALTALENVMLPLELSGAENAREIATRWLERVGLGGRLRHYPKHLSGGEQQRVALARAFAPAPRLLLADEPTGNLDAETGSAIIELIFRLNREAGTTLILVTHDESLARRCTRVLRMSAGHLAEAPPQAA; translated from the coding sequence ATGGATCGCAGCGGCATCGAGTTCTCCATTCCGGTCATCGAGGTGGCCGGCTTGTCCAAGCAGGTGCCCGTGGCCGACGGGCAGGGCGTGCTGCACATTCTGCAGGATGTGCAGTTCGCCGTACGCGCCGGCGAGTCGGTGGCCATCGTCGGCGCCTCCGGCTCGGGCAAATCGACGCTGTTGGGATTGCTCGCCGGGCTGGACGTTCCCGACGGGGGCACCGTCCGCCTCGCCGGGAGCGACCTCTTCGCGCTCGACGAGGACGCCCGCGCCGCGCTGCGCGGCGAGTCCATCGGCTTCGTGTTCCAGTCCTTCCAGTTGCTGCCGGCGCTGACCGCGCTGGAAAACGTCATGCTGCCGCTCGAGCTGTCCGGCGCAGAAAACGCCAGGGAGATCGCCACCCGATGGCTCGAGCGCGTCGGGCTCGGCGGCCGCCTGCGGCACTATCCCAAGCATCTGTCGGGCGGTGAGCAGCAGCGCGTGGCGCTGGCGCGCGCCTTCGCGCCGGCTCCGCGGCTGCTGCTGGCCGACGAGCCGACGGGCAACCTGGACGCCGAAACCGGGAGCGCCATCATCGAGCTGATCTTCAGGCTCAACCGCGAGGCGGGCACCACGCTGATCCTGGTCACCCACGACGAATCGCTCGCACGCCGCTGCACCCGGGTGCTGCGCATGAGCGCCGGCCATCTCGCCGAGGCGCCGCCGCAGGCGGCCTGA
- the mnmH gene encoding tRNA 2-selenouridine(34) synthase MnmH, with the protein MRKGVATVAQLHEFDEIIDARTPLEFAEDRIPHAINLPVLENEQRVVVGTIYKQRSAFEARRLGGAMVAENIARHLHGPLSDKPRNWRPLIYCWRGGQRSGSFATWLRMVGWDACQLEGGYKAFRHHVIAEFERLAPVLPFRVVCGPTGSGKTRLLEALARQGAQVLDLEDLAAHKGSVLGALPDRMQPSQKAFETAICMKLQRFGSERPIFVEAESRKIGRLFVPEALILAMRRAPCVAIDASREARLEFLVRDYAYLGDDIGRLHRNIDHLADLQSRETITRWKELASARALPELFAEFVDRHYDPLYRRSQNSNYAGFRAAPRFAAEDLSPQGIDALAARILAAAA; encoded by the coding sequence ATGAGAAAAGGCGTTGCGACCGTAGCACAGCTCCATGAGTTTGACGAGATCATCGATGCACGCACTCCGCTGGAGTTCGCCGAGGACAGGATTCCGCATGCGATCAACCTGCCGGTGCTCGAAAACGAGCAGCGCGTCGTCGTCGGCACGATCTACAAGCAGCGCTCCGCCTTCGAGGCGCGCCGGCTCGGCGGCGCGATGGTGGCCGAGAACATCGCGCGCCACCTGCACGGCCCGCTCAGCGACAAACCCAGGAACTGGCGGCCGCTGATCTACTGCTGGCGGGGCGGCCAGCGCAGCGGATCATTCGCCACCTGGCTGCGCATGGTGGGCTGGGACGCCTGCCAGCTCGAAGGCGGCTACAAGGCATTTCGCCACCACGTCATCGCCGAATTCGAGCGCCTGGCGCCGGTGCTGCCGTTCCGTGTGGTCTGCGGCCCCACCGGCAGCGGCAAGACGCGGCTGCTGGAGGCGCTCGCACGCCAGGGGGCGCAGGTCCTGGACCTGGAGGACCTCGCCGCGCACAAGGGCTCGGTGCTGGGCGCGCTGCCCGATCGCATGCAGCCGTCGCAAAAGGCGTTCGAGACGGCGATCTGCATGAAGCTGCAGCGTTTCGGGTCGGAGCGGCCGATCTTCGTCGAGGCCGAGAGCCGCAAGATCGGCCGCCTGTTCGTGCCGGAAGCGCTGATCCTGGCGATGCGCCGCGCGCCCTGCGTCGCCATCGACGCGAGCCGCGAGGCGCGCCTCGAATTCCTCGTGCGCGACTACGCCTACCTCGGCGACGACATCGGCCGCCTGCACCGCAACATCGACCACCTGGCCGATCTCCAGAGCCGCGAGACCATCACGCGCTGGAAGGAGCTCGCCAGCGCCCGCGCGCTGCCCGAGCTGTTCGCCGAATTCGTGGATCGCCATTACGACCCGCTCTACCGCCGCTCGCAGAACAGCAACTACGCGGGTTTTCGCGCCGCGCCGCGCTTTGCCGCGGAGGATCTGTCGCCGCAGGGAATCGATGCGCTGGCGGCCCGCATTCTCGCCGCGGCCGCCTAG